The Streptomyces sp. NBC_01439 genome contains the following window.
TCGCCGCTCCCCGGGACCTCGTCCGGACCGGGGGTCCCAAGGACGACTCCACCTGGCTGGAGCACGTGCTCGGCTGGACCCTCGTGGTCGTCGTCGCCATGTTCGTCACCCAGATCGGCTGGCTCTGACCCCCTCCCGGTCCGGGATCACGAGGCCGCCGGTCGCAGCGCGCCCGTGACGATCGCGCCCGAGATCACGGGCGCCTGCCCGGCGTCGACCCGGGTCACGAAGACGAGCGGCGGCGTGATCGGCCGCGCCGCAGTGCTCGGGCAGCGGCCCGCGGAAGGCCGTCCGATGCACAGGAAGTGCGAAAAGAGCTCGGCGCACAGGTCTGTCCTAAGGTGGGCGTCCTGTGGCGGTTCGAGGCTAGGGCTGAATTTGAGTAGTGGTCAACAGCGGGGAACGACGGGCCGATCGCAGGCGCGCAGGGCCGAACTCATAGCCACCGGACGCAAGTTGTTCGCAGACACTTCGTACGACGCGCTCTCCATGGACGACATCGCCAAACACGCGGGCGCCGCCAAGGGGTTGATCTACTACTACTTCGACAGCAAGCGCGGCTACTACCTCGCCATCGTCGAGGACTCCGTGGCCGAGCTCATCGCCCGGGCCGGCGGCGACACCGACCTCCCCGGCGCGGAGCGCGTCCGTCGCACCGTCGACGGCTACCTGCACTACGCCGAGCACCACCGCGCCGCCTACCGCACCATCGTCACCGGCGGCGTCGGATCCGACGCCGAGGTCCTGGCCATCCGCGACACCGTCCGCGAGGAGCTCGTCGCCACCATCGCCGAAGCCGCGTACGGACGCCGCACCCTCCCGCCGATCGCCCGCCTCGCCCTCGTGGGCTGGCTCTCCGGGGTCGAAGGAGCCACCCTGGACTGGATCGGGGCACTCGGCGCCCCTGACCAGCCCGATCGCACCGAGCTCGGGGCCCTGCTGGTGCGCCAGCTACGCGCGACACTGGAGGTGATCGAGGAGTTCGTCCCGGAGTGTCCGGCACCTCCCGGCCACGAAGAGCCGTTCGATCCGCTCGGTGATCTTGCCCCGGTGACGGGAAGCCCCTGATCGGGCATACTCAAGCCGCCGCAGCCTCTGAACAGCCCCTTCCGTGACCCGGGAGGGCAGCATCGGCTGTGGAATTACCGAGACCCGGTGGCGCGTCCCACACCTCACGCGTCGCCGCCGTGCCCGACCAGGGAGGAGAGCGCCGCCATGACTGACCGCGCCCCGCAGCCGGTGGACCGACAGCTGCCCACCGAGGAGTCCCGGGACCTCCTCGCCCTCGTACGCGAGATCGCGCAGCGGGAGATCCGTCCCAAGGCGGCCGAGGAGGAAGACTCCGGCCGGTTCCCGCGGGAGGTCTTCACCCTGCTCTCCGAGGCAGGCCTGCTCGGCCTTCCCTACCCCGGTGAATTCGGCGGCGGCGAGCAGCCGTACGAGGTCTACCTCCAGGTCCTCGAGGAGCTGGCCGCGGCCCGCCTGACCGTCGGCCTCGGCGTCAGCGTGCACTCCCTGGCCTGCCACGGCCTCGGCGGCTACGGCACCAAGGAGCAGCAGAGCGCGCACCTCCCCGCGATGCTCGGCGGCGGCCTGCTCGGCGCCTACTGCCTCTCCGAGCCGGCCGCCGGCTCCGACGCCGCCTCGCTCACCACCAAGGCGGTACGGGACGGCGACGACTGGATCATCACCGGCACCAAGGCCTGGATCACCCACGGCGGGGTCGCCGACTTCTACACCGTCCTCGCGCGCACCGGCGTCGAGGGGCCCAAGGGCATCACGGCCTTCCTGGTCCCCGGGGACGCGGAGGGCCTGACCGCGGCCGTGCCCGAGAAGAAGATGGGCATGAAGGGCTCGCCCACCGCCCAGCTGCACTTCGACGGCGTACGGGTCCCCGACGCCCGCCGCATCGGCGAGGAGGGGCAGGGCTTCAGCATCGCCCTGGCCGCACTGGACGCCGGGCGCCTGGGCATCGCCGCCTGCGCCATCGGCGTCGCCCAGGCCGCACTGGACGAGGCCCTGACGTACGCACTGGACCGCAAGCAGTTCGGGCACCCGATCGCGGACTTCCAGGGGCTGCGCTTCATGCTGGCCGACATGGCCACCAAGATCGAGGCCGGTCGGGCGCTCTACCTCGCGGCGGCGCGGCTGCGCGACGCCGGCAAGCCGTTCTCCCGCCAGGCGGCCATGGCCAAGCTGTTCTGCACGGACGCGGCGATGGCCGTCACCACGGACGCGGTGCAGGTCCTCGGCGGGTACGGCTACACGGCGGACTTCCCCGTCGAACGGCTGATGCGGGAGGCGAAGGTGCTCCAGATCGTGGAGGGCACCAATCAGATCCAGCGCATGGTCATCGCCCGCCACCTGGCGGGCCCGGAGACGCGCTGACCGCGGTCAGTACAGCCCGCTGCTGGTCGTGGGCCAGACCGGGGAGGACGTGAGCCGCGACCACTCCGGGTCGCGCCGGCCGGGCAACGTCCGGCCGGCATCCGCCCACCGCGTCAGCAGGTCCAGGTAGATCGGCGGATCCGTCACCTGCGATGCCTGCGGGGCCTGCTCACGCGGCCGCTGAACCGATTCTTCGAATCCCGGCGCCACCAGTCGACGCCTTCGGCCCGTTGAAGACTGAAGCATGGTCATACCTCGCCAACGCAGAACCGAAGGGCCGGGTAATCGCCCCCGAGGTGCGCCCATCCGTTCGAGGCGTCGCCGGGTGCGGGGCGGGGGCGGCGCGGCGGGGGGTGGTGTGGCGGCCGGACGGCGCTTTCGGCGTCGGCCGCTGACCGTCACCGATCAACGGGTCCGTCGACCTCCGGTCGGCGGACCCGCACCCTCAACGGGCGTCTGACAGCTGGTCCAGCTCCGCGCCGATCGCTCCGCGCAGTGCGTCATGGTGCGGACCGAGTGCGAACGTGCTGTCGCTCCACCTCTCGCGCGGATACAGCCAGACGGGCATGCCCACGAGATCGGCCGGCTCCCATTCGAAACGCGGCCACACGTGCGCGTGCAAGAAGCCGTCGGTGTTGCCGAGGATCTCCAGGTTCACCCGGCGGAAGGCCGGGTCCAGACGCCTGCAGGCTCGCTCGACCGCTTCCCCCAGCCGATCCATGTCGGACAAGAAGGCCAACCGCCTCGCCTTCGGTAGGTCCGACAGCCGTTGCACGGCCGGGTCGTCCGTCAGGAGCACCGAGTATCCGGCCGGGTGACCCCCGCCCACCGAAGCCACCACCGTGCCACCCGACCCCGCCCGACAGACTTCCCGCCCCCGAAGCCCCCGCCCCCCACCTCACCCCACCGGGAGCTCCCGGCATATCGCGCCGGTCTGTCAGAGCGTGCCAGAAGGGTGGCCCCGGGGCTTGTTTCTGACGTACCGTCATATTTGCTCGAGCCGCCGCTCCACGTACTCCCAGCCGTTTCGAAGCCGCCCGTCCAGGAGGTTCGCCATGCCCGCCGACCGGCCCGTCGCGCTCGACGAATACCCGATCCACCAGGCGCCCTTGTCGATGAAGCACGTCGTCAGCGGTGACCGCAACGCCTACGACCGGTGCATCTTCCACGTCTTCGACCACGCCGGCCGCGCCGTCCTGATACTCGGCCTCGGCGTCTACCCCAACGCAGGGGTCATCGACGCCTACGCCACCCTCCGCATCGGCGACGAGCTGCTCGCCGTCCGGGCCTCCGACGCCCTCGGTGACGACCGGACGAACCTCTCGGTGGGACCTCTGTCCATCACCGTCGACGTACCGCTCAAGCGGCTCACGCTGCGCTGCGCCGCCGATCCGGCGGACCCGCACGGGCTCTCGTACGACATCACCTGGACCGCCGAGTTCCCCGCCGTCTGGGAGCCGCACCACGTCCAGCGGCGCGGCGACCGCCTCATGCTCGAAGGCCGCCGCTTCGTGCAGGCCGGCCAGGTCACCGGAACCATCCGGGCCAAGGGGGAGGAGCTCATCCTCACGCCGGGGGAGTGGACCGGCACCCGCGACCGGAGTTGGGGCGTGCGGCCGATCCCCGGGGAGGAAGGGGGGCGCGCGGCCGACGAGTACCGCCCCGAGGGCTTCCACTGGCTGTGGATCCCGGTCCGCTTCGAGGACCGCTTCGTCATGGTCATCGCCCAGGAGGACGCCGACGGCCACCGCACCCTGAACGAGGCCGTGCAGGTCTTCCCGGAGGACCGCGGACGCCACGACGTCCAACTCGGCTGGCCGCACACCGAGATCCGCTACCGGCCCGGCAGTCGGCACCCCGAGCGGGCCGTCGTCCACCTCACCGACCCCTCCCGCAAGCCCCTCGAACTGGGCGTGGAGATCCTCAACTCGTCCCCGCTCGCCGTCGGCGCCGGATACCCGCCCGCCGCTGACTGGCAGCACGGCACCTGGCAGGGCCGCGGCTGGAGCGACCGCCGCGTCTACGACCTCTCCGACCCCGCGGCCCACCCGATGGCCGCCTTCGGAGTGACCGACCACTCGGCCCGCTTCACCCTCGACGGGCGGATCGGCCACGGCATCTTCGAACACGGCAGCTTCGGGCGCCACGACCCGAGCGGTTTCGCCGACCACTCCTCCGTCGCCCAGTAGGAAAGGGGATCCACCATGGCCACCGCGCCACGACCGCGCACCTCCACCCGGGAGCCCGAGGAGCTCGCCCGCCGCCTCGCCGCCTGGTTGGACACCAGGCTCCCCGGCGCGCGGGTCACGGGCGTCTCGGTCCCCGGGTCCAACGGGATGTCCAGCGAGACCCTGCTCTTCGACATAGAGCACCCCGACACCCCGCTGCGCGCCTGCGCGCTGCGGCTCGCCGCCGACCCGGCCGCCTACACCGTCTTCCCGACGTACGACATGCCGCGCCAGCACCGCGTGATGAGCCTGGTCGCCCGGCACACGGACCTGCCCGTCCCGCGCGTGCAGTGGCTGGAGGAGGACCCGGTGCCGCTGGGTGCGCCGTTCTTCGTGATGGCCCGTGCGGAGGGCCGGGTCCCGCCCGACGTCATGCCCTACACCTACGAGGGCAACTGGCTGCACGCCGCCACCGACGCCGAGCGCGCCGCCCTCCAGGAGGCGAGCATCTCGCTGCTCGCCCGACTGCACGACCAGTTCCCCGCCAAGGAGGCCGAGTTCCTCCTCCCCGACGGTGAGGGCACGCCGCTGCGCCGGCACGTGGACGCCCAACGCGCCTACTACGAATGGGTGGTGGGCGGTCTCGCGCCGTCCCCGCTCATCGAGCGGGCGTTCGCCCGCCTGGAGGAGCTGTGGCCGCGGGACGAGGGCCCCGCCGTCCTGAACTGGGGCGACGCCCGCATCGGCAACGTCGTCTACGACGGCTTCACGCCGGTGGCCGTACTGGACTGGGAAATGGCGGCGTACGCCCCGCGCGAGGTGGACCTCGGCTGGATCGTCTACCTGCACCGGTTCTTCCAGGACCTCACGGTCGGCTCCGGCCAGCCCGGCCTGCCGGAATTCCTGCGCCGCGAGGACCTGGAGCGCCGGTACGCCGAGCTCACCGGCCACACCCCGCGGGACATGGAGTTCCACACCCTCTACGCGGCCCTGCGGCACGCGATCGTGATGCTGCGCATCGCCTACCGGCAGGCCCACTTCGGGGAGGCGGAGGTTCCGGCGGACCCGGACGGCTTGATCCTGCACCACGCCAGCCTGGCCGCCATGGTGCAGGGGACGTACTGGTAGGCGGGCGGAGCGGCCGTCAGGCCGCCTGCGCGTGCTGCTGCCGCGTCTGCGCCTGCGGCCGCGGCAGCACGGGGCTCACCACGCGGATCGGGCGCGAGCCCGGACCGCCGACGTGGGAGAAGGGCTGGGTCCGCCAGTCCAGCCCCTGGGGCAGGGTCGACAGGACGACGGATTCGCGCTCCTGAGCCTCCACCGGCTGGATCATGCCGACGGTGGGCAGGGCGTCGCTCGCGGGCCGGCCGGTGCCCGCGCACACGGTGAGGCCGAAGGGGTTCCAGGGGGTCAGGCAGAGGGCGTGCTGCGGGAGGAACTCCTCGTCCGCGACGAGGGCGATCGACTGGCCGCAGTCGGGGCAGATCGCGTGGTGGATCTCGAACCTCTCGATCTCGTCGAGGTAATCGCCGTCCCCGCCGTCGTCCGGGTACGTACCGTCCTCGGAATCGAGCGGTTCCAGGGGCTCCGGTT
Protein-coding sequences here:
- a CDS encoding TetR/AcrR family transcriptional regulator, whose translation is MSSGQQRGTTGRSQARRAELIATGRKLFADTSYDALSMDDIAKHAGAAKGLIYYYFDSKRGYYLAIVEDSVAELIARAGGDTDLPGAERVRRTVDGYLHYAEHHRAAYRTIVTGGVGSDAEVLAIRDTVREELVATIAEAAYGRRTLPPIARLALVGWLSGVEGATLDWIGALGAPDQPDRTELGALLVRQLRATLEVIEEFVPECPAPPGHEEPFDPLGDLAPVTGSP
- a CDS encoding diadenosine tetraphosphate hydrolase produces the protein MVASVGGGHPAGYSVLLTDDPAVQRLSDLPKARRLAFLSDMDRLGEAVERACRRLDPAFRRVNLEILGNTDGFLHAHVWPRFEWEPADLVGMPVWLYPRERWSDSTFALGPHHDALRGAIGAELDQLSDAR
- a CDS encoding acyl-CoA dehydrogenase family protein, which encodes MTDRAPQPVDRQLPTEESRDLLALVREIAQREIRPKAAEEEDSGRFPREVFTLLSEAGLLGLPYPGEFGGGEQPYEVYLQVLEELAAARLTVGLGVSVHSLACHGLGGYGTKEQQSAHLPAMLGGGLLGAYCLSEPAAGSDAASLTTKAVRDGDDWIITGTKAWITHGGVADFYTVLARTGVEGPKGITAFLVPGDAEGLTAAVPEKKMGMKGSPTAQLHFDGVRVPDARRIGEEGQGFSIALAALDAGRLGIAACAIGVAQAALDEALTYALDRKQFGHPIADFQGLRFMLADMATKIEAGRALYLAAARLRDAGKPFSRQAAMAKLFCTDAAMAVTTDAVQVLGGYGYTADFPVERLMREAKVLQIVEGTNQIQRMVIARHLAGPETR
- a CDS encoding phosphotransferase family protein translates to MATAPRPRTSTREPEELARRLAAWLDTRLPGARVTGVSVPGSNGMSSETLLFDIEHPDTPLRACALRLAADPAAYTVFPTYDMPRQHRVMSLVARHTDLPVPRVQWLEEDPVPLGAPFFVMARAEGRVPPDVMPYTYEGNWLHAATDAERAALQEASISLLARLHDQFPAKEAEFLLPDGEGTPLRRHVDAQRAYYEWVVGGLAPSPLIERAFARLEELWPRDEGPAVLNWGDARIGNVVYDGFTPVAVLDWEMAAYAPREVDLGWIVYLHRFFQDLTVGSGQPGLPEFLRREDLERRYAELTGHTPRDMEFHTLYAALRHAIVMLRIAYRQAHFGEAEVPADPDGLILHHASLAAMVQGTYW
- a CDS encoding SCO1431 family membrane protein, with product MTADSAAPIAAPRDLVRTGGPKDDSTWLEHVLGWTLVVVVAMFVTQIGWL